The following coding sequences are from one Arcobacter nitrofigilis DSM 7299 window:
- a CDS encoding response regulator transcription factor produces the protein MNEFKNLKLLYVEDENNIRKVAMSYFNRLFDESYEAKDALEAFEIFKDIKPHIIVTDIKMAKMSGIDLVRKVRELDRRCQIVILTAYTDTNFLLEAVELNLVKYLIKPIRHDKMHSVLTQCAINIKENRLNLIYITANCIYDIFNKTLILNKQIVKLSKTELEFLELLCMNLTRVVTYEEIENRIWYDSYMSEDALRSMVRKLRKKLPENCIENVAKMGYKLQCH, from the coding sequence TGAAAATAATATACGTAAAGTTGCTATGTCATATTTTAATCGCTTATTTGATGAGAGTTATGAAGCTAAAGATGCTTTAGAGGCATTTGAAATTTTTAAAGATATTAAACCTCACATTATAGTAACAGATATAAAAATGGCTAAAATGTCAGGTATAGATTTAGTTAGAAAAGTAAGAGAACTAGATAGAAGATGTCAAATTGTCATTTTGACTGCATATACAGATACAAATTTTTTACTTGAAGCTGTAGAGTTAAATTTGGTGAAATACTTAATTAAACCAATACGACATGATAAAATGCACTCTGTTTTAACTCAATGTGCTATAAATATAAAAGAAAATAGATTAAATCTTATTTATATTACTGCAAATTGTATTTATGATATTTTTAATAAAACACTTATTCTGAATAAACAAATAGTAAAGTTGTCTAAAACAGAATTGGAGTTTTTAGAATTATTGTGTATGAACTTAACTCGTGTAGTAACCTATGAAGAGATAGAAAATAGAATTTGGTATGACTCTTATATGAGTGAAGATGCTCTTCGTTCTATGGTTAGAAAACTAAGAAAAAAATTACCAGAAAACTGTATAGAAAATGTGGCAAAAATGGGTTATAAACTTCAATGCCATTAA
- a CDS encoding sensor histidine kinase yields the protein MPLIRIIICILIINIFAYANGRNSIISGVYIFVNNGEYKSYKQYDLKSDYFKKFNVKLEINKKALENKTYYFFITTDVKNLISANVDYDKNLDEVILKVNKNSPKNIYFSYEYGKQKTLNFKILIFNEFEYKYILKNKSILYGIAYGIIFSAFLYNLVIFLSTRRKAFFYYSFMQLFLLIVLVDIVRFSTMTYKSSFEIIILDIFENLSLIMVILFSKEILNTKKNIPLIDNLLNIFVILNLIDLFTIPFLGYSILYEYITRTIVISTLMLAGLIVLYKGEKTAIFYILGWSVLFLCLAISEYNLIDINELFIFHIGFPLESMILSFALGYKLKQSVHENIEKEQLLVHQSKLASMGEMINNIAHQWRQPLTHLSFINMDIQTAQESKELDENYLNEKINESYDQIEFMSQTIDNFKDFYQPVKNKELFLISEAVNKAINIIKPSLDNLNINLNFTIYQDSEVEAFENEYSQVVLNFISNAKDVLHIRKIKNPKIDILLEVTNNKSILTVNDNAKGISEDIINKIFNPYFSTKNKSSGIGLYMSKIIVESHFKGTISAYNTNEGACFKVEI from the coding sequence ATGCCATTAATTAGAATTATTATTTGTATTTTAATAATAAATATTTTTGCATATGCAAATGGCAGAAATAGCATAATAAGTGGGGTTTATATCTTCGTAAATAATGGAGAATATAAGAGTTATAAACAATATGATTTAAAAAGTGACTATTTTAAGAAATTCAATGTAAAGTTAGAAATAAATAAAAAAGCCCTAGAAAATAAAACATACTATTTTTTTATAACTACTGATGTAAAAAATTTAATTAGTGCAAATGTTGATTATGATAAAAATTTAGATGAAGTAATATTGAAAGTTAATAAAAACAGCCCTAAGAATATATATTTTTCATATGAATATGGAAAGCAAAAAACACTAAACTTTAAGATATTAATATTTAATGAATTTGAATATAAATATATATTAAAAAATAAAAGTATACTCTATGGAATAGCTTATGGAATAATATTCTCAGCTTTTTTATATAATCTTGTTATCTTTTTAAGTACCAGAAGAAAAGCTTTTTTTTATTACTCTTTTATGCAATTGTTTTTATTGATTGTTTTAGTTGATATCGTTAGATTCTCAACTATGACATATAAAAGTTCTTTTGAAATTATAATTTTAGATATATTTGAAAATCTATCTTTGATAATGGTTATTCTATTTTCTAAAGAGATATTAAATACTAAAAAAAATATACCACTTATTGATAACTTACTTAATATATTTGTAATATTAAATTTAATTGATTTATTTACTATCCCTTTCCTTGGATACTCTATTTTATATGAATATATAACAAGAACAATAGTTATTTCAACTTTAATGCTTGCTGGACTAATTGTTCTATACAAAGGAGAAAAAACAGCGATTTTTTATATTTTAGGATGGAGTGTTCTATTTTTATGCTTAGCAATTAGTGAATATAATTTAATAGATATAAATGAACTGTTCATCTTTCATATTGGATTCCCCCTTGAATCTATGATTTTAAGTTTTGCACTTGGATATAAATTAAAACAAAGTGTCCATGAAAATATTGAAAAAGAGCAACTTCTAGTGCACCAAAGTAAACTAGCTTCTATGGGAGAAATGATTAATAATATTGCCCATCAATGGAGACAACCCTTAACCCATTTATCTTTTATCAATATGGATATACAAACTGCACAAGAGAGCAAAGAGTTAGATGAAAATTATCTAAATGAAAAGATAAATGAATCTTATGATCAAATCGAATTTATGTCTCAGACTATTGATAACTTTAAAGACTTTTATCAACCAGTTAAAAATAAAGAGCTATTTTTAATAAGTGAGGCAGTTAATAAAGCAATTAATATAATCAAACCATCTTTAGATAATTTGAATATAAATCTAAATTTTACAATTTATCAAGATAGTGAAGTAGAAGCATTTGAAAATGAATATTCACAAGTAGTCTTGAACTTTATTAGTAATGCTAAAGATGTATTACACATAAGAAAAATCAAAAATCCTAAAATAGATATTTTATTGGAAGTTACAAATAATAAAAGTATTTTAACTGTAAATGATAATGCAAAAGGAATTTCTGAAGATATTATAAATAAAATATTTAATCCATATTTTAGTACGAAAAATAAAAGTAGTGGAATAGGGCTTTATATGTCAAAAATAATAGTTGAGTCACACTTCAAAGGTACAATTAGTGCTTATAACACCAATGAAGGTGCTTGTTTCAAAGTTGAAATATAA